The following are encoded in a window of Poecile atricapillus isolate bPoeAtr1 chromosome 21, bPoeAtr1.hap1, whole genome shotgun sequence genomic DNA:
- the NUFIP2 gene encoding FMR1-interacting protein NUFIP2 isoform X2, with protein sequence MDKKNEKSYENKHRENQSSDKPEGVSIPNGVVTNNSSYITNGYVGKGADNDGSGSESGYTTPKKRKGRRNSAKGCENLNLVQDKIMQQEVSTSTLKQELESFKPDYSEQKGNRIENTKPVWKYEAGAGGAGRGKPGLGDVPRKNSDAKPGISSKKFDDRPKGKHTSSASSKEDSWTLFKPPPVFPVDNSSAKIVPKISYASKVKENLNKAAQTPSTSSSSSSSSAGETQAQTSSRLSQVPMSAMKSVTSASFSNGPILAGTDGSVYSPGTQPLLSTAASTVPSTSSESVPQDMSTTSTALEQKKSGLFIYPSNMQTVLLGTAQVDFPSQTNQQNLGDIFQNQWGLSFINEPSAGPETVVGKSADNQLMEVTFQGEYPATLVSQRAEIIPSGTEQPVFPKAYELDKRTSPQILSAVLKPGTAVEGGVLALESHHTGDLQKADTGSQGALVFLSKDYEVENPLASPTNNLLASAKEQRYQRGLERKDSWGSFDLRAAILYHTKEMEAVWNLQKQDPKRIITYDEAMDRPDQ encoded by the exons ATGGACAAAAAGAATGAGAAGTCCTACgaaaacaaacacagagaaaacCAGTCCTCAGACAAGCCAGAGGGAGTGTCTATTCCAAATGGCGTGGTAACCAATAATTCCAGCTACATCACAAATGGCTACGTAGGCAAAGGGGCCGATAATGATGGTAGTGGCTCTGAGAGTGGATATACTACACCTAAAAAGCGGAAAGGCAGGCGCAACAGTGCCAAGGGCTGTGAGAACTTGAATCTAGTACAGGACAAAATAATGCAGCAGGAGGTCAGCACATCAACCTTGAAACAGGAACTTGAGAGTTTCAAACCTGATTATAGTGAACAAAAGGGGAACCGAATTGAAAATACTAAGCCTGTTTGGAAATAtgaggctggggctggtggaGCAGGCCGGGGAAAGCCTGGGCTTGGGGATGTACCACGGAAAAACTCTGATGCCAAACCTGGGATTAGCAGCAAGAAGTTTGATGACCGGCCCAAAGGGAAGCACACATCATCAGCTTCATCTAAAGAGGACTCATGGACCTTATTTAAACCACCCCCAGTTTTTCCAGTGGACAATAGCAGTGCTAAAATTGTTCCCAAAATTAGTTATGCAAGTAAAGTTAAAGAAAACCTCAACAAAGCAGCTCAAACCCCATCCACATCgtcctcatcatcttcatcatctgcCGGGGAAACTCAGGCCCAAACATCAAGTCGACTTTCCCAAGTCCCCATGTCTGCTATGAAATCTGTCACTTCTGCCAGCTTCTCAAATGGGCCAATCCTTGCGGGGACCGATGGAAGTGTGTATTCCCCAGGGACCCAGCCACTGCTGTCCACTGCTGCTAGTACTGTACCATCCACCTCCTCTGAGTCAGTACCCCAGGACATGAGTACAACTTCGACAGCTCTTGAACAAAAGAAATCTGGCCTTTTTATCTACCCTTCAAATATGCAAActgtgctcctggggacagcacaaGTCGATTTTCCTTCGCAGACAAATCAGCAGAACCTGGGGGATATCTTCCAGAATCAGTGGGGTTTGTCTTTCATAAACGAGCCCAGTGCTGGACCTGAAACCGTTGTGGGGAAATCTGCGGATAATCAGTTAATGGAAGTGACATTTCAAGGGGAATATCCTGCCACTTTGGTTTCACAGCGTGCTGAAATCATTCCCTCAGGAACTGAACAACCTGTGTTTCCTAAGGCTTATGAGCTGGATAAACGGACTAGCCCTCAAATTCTTAGTGCTGTTCTTAAGCCTGGGACTGCTGTTGAGGGTGGTGTCTTAGCTTTGGAGTCGCATCACACAGGTGACCTACAAAAGGCAGACACCGGTAGCCAAGGTGCTTTAGTGTTTCTTTCAAAAGACTATGAAGTAGAGAATCCTCTGGCCTCTCCTACGAACAATTTGCTAGCCTCCGCCAAAGAACAGAGGTACCAGAGAGGCCTAGAAAGGAAAGATAGCTGGGGTTCTTTTGACCTGAGGGCTGCTATTCTATATCACACTAAAG AAATGGAAGCGGTTTGGAACTTGCAGAAGCAAG atCCCAAAAGGATAATCACTTATGATGAAGCCATGGATCGCCCGGATCAATGA
- the NUFIP2 gene encoding FMR1-interacting protein NUFIP2 isoform X1: MEEQPHHHHHHHHYYYYGHHHHHPQSAYLPPPDGRAQPKPPLRHEHKHGGPQHTEAPKRRPGYGELNGNAGEREVSLKGLCSDEATTPGSRVPNGSQQLVDANVTPKQTVKASALGKAGIKTKNFIQKNSMDKKNEKSYENKHRENQSSDKPEGVSIPNGVVTNNSSYITNGYVGKGADNDGSGSESGYTTPKKRKGRRNSAKGCENLNLVQDKIMQQEVSTSTLKQELESFKPDYSEQKGNRIENTKPVWKYEAGAGGAGRGKPGLGDVPRKNSDAKPGISSKKFDDRPKGKHTSSASSKEDSWTLFKPPPVFPVDNSSAKIVPKISYASKVKENLNKAAQTPSTSSSSSSSSAGETQAQTSSRLSQVPMSAMKSVTSASFSNGPILAGTDGSVYSPGTQPLLSTAASTVPSTSSESVPQDMSTTSTALEQKKSGLFIYPSNMQTVLLGTAQVDFPSQTNQQNLGDIFQNQWGLSFINEPSAGPETVVGKSADNQLMEVTFQGEYPATLVSQRAEIIPSGTEQPVFPKAYELDKRTSPQILSAVLKPGTAVEGGVLALESHHTGDLQKADTGSQGALVFLSKDYEVENPLASPTNNLLASAKEQRYQRGLERKDSWGSFDLRAAILYHTKEMEAVWNLQKQDPKRIITYDEAMDRPDQ, translated from the exons ATGGAGGAGCAaccccaccaccaccatcaccaccaccactaTTACTACTACgggcaccaccaccaccacccgCAGAGCGCCTACCTGCCGCCGCCCGACGGCCGAGCCCAGCCCAAGCCGCCGCTCCGCCACGAGCACAAGCACGGCGGCCCGCAGCACACGGAGGCGCCGAAGCGGAGACCAG GCTACGGAGAGCTAAATGGTAATGCAGGAGAACGAGAAGTGTCACTAAAGGGCCTGTGCTCTGATGAAGCCACCACCCCAGGATCCAGGGTACCCAATGGCAGCCAGCAGCTTGTAGATGCTAATGTCACCCCAAAGCAGACTGTGAAGGCCAGTGCTTTGGGGAAAGCTGGAATCAAAACCAAGAACTTCATTCAGAAAAATAGCATGGACAAAAAGAATGAGAAGTCCTACgaaaacaaacacagagaaaacCAGTCCTCAGACAAGCCAGAGGGAGTGTCTATTCCAAATGGCGTGGTAACCAATAATTCCAGCTACATCACAAATGGCTACGTAGGCAAAGGGGCCGATAATGATGGTAGTGGCTCTGAGAGTGGATATACTACACCTAAAAAGCGGAAAGGCAGGCGCAACAGTGCCAAGGGCTGTGAGAACTTGAATCTAGTACAGGACAAAATAATGCAGCAGGAGGTCAGCACATCAACCTTGAAACAGGAACTTGAGAGTTTCAAACCTGATTATAGTGAACAAAAGGGGAACCGAATTGAAAATACTAAGCCTGTTTGGAAATAtgaggctggggctggtggaGCAGGCCGGGGAAAGCCTGGGCTTGGGGATGTACCACGGAAAAACTCTGATGCCAAACCTGGGATTAGCAGCAAGAAGTTTGATGACCGGCCCAAAGGGAAGCACACATCATCAGCTTCATCTAAAGAGGACTCATGGACCTTATTTAAACCACCCCCAGTTTTTCCAGTGGACAATAGCAGTGCTAAAATTGTTCCCAAAATTAGTTATGCAAGTAAAGTTAAAGAAAACCTCAACAAAGCAGCTCAAACCCCATCCACATCgtcctcatcatcttcatcatctgcCGGGGAAACTCAGGCCCAAACATCAAGTCGACTTTCCCAAGTCCCCATGTCTGCTATGAAATCTGTCACTTCTGCCAGCTTCTCAAATGGGCCAATCCTTGCGGGGACCGATGGAAGTGTGTATTCCCCAGGGACCCAGCCACTGCTGTCCACTGCTGCTAGTACTGTACCATCCACCTCCTCTGAGTCAGTACCCCAGGACATGAGTACAACTTCGACAGCTCTTGAACAAAAGAAATCTGGCCTTTTTATCTACCCTTCAAATATGCAAActgtgctcctggggacagcacaaGTCGATTTTCCTTCGCAGACAAATCAGCAGAACCTGGGGGATATCTTCCAGAATCAGTGGGGTTTGTCTTTCATAAACGAGCCCAGTGCTGGACCTGAAACCGTTGTGGGGAAATCTGCGGATAATCAGTTAATGGAAGTGACATTTCAAGGGGAATATCCTGCCACTTTGGTTTCACAGCGTGCTGAAATCATTCCCTCAGGAACTGAACAACCTGTGTTTCCTAAGGCTTATGAGCTGGATAAACGGACTAGCCCTCAAATTCTTAGTGCTGTTCTTAAGCCTGGGACTGCTGTTGAGGGTGGTGTCTTAGCTTTGGAGTCGCATCACACAGGTGACCTACAAAAGGCAGACACCGGTAGCCAAGGTGCTTTAGTGTTTCTTTCAAAAGACTATGAAGTAGAGAATCCTCTGGCCTCTCCTACGAACAATTTGCTAGCCTCCGCCAAAGAACAGAGGTACCAGAGAGGCCTAGAAAGGAAAGATAGCTGGGGTTCTTTTGACCTGAGGGCTGCTATTCTATATCACACTAAAG AAATGGAAGCGGTTTGGAACTTGCAGAAGCAAG atCCCAAAAGGATAATCACTTATGATGAAGCCATGGATCGCCCGGATCAATGA